In the Anolis sagrei isolate rAnoSag1 chromosome 1, rAnoSag1.mat, whole genome shotgun sequence genome, CAGTCTTTACTACATAATTGTgtgtgacattaaaaaaaatcagggctACTTTGTTGATTAGGCTTTTCCTAACTAGAAAAGCAAGAAGACAGTGATACTGCTTACATTTACTGTTAGGAAACATACATACTTTAAAAAGCCCACTTGTTGTCATGTGTCGTAATTTCTCCGAAACAGTGTCGTAATTTCACCGAAACAGTGAGGTATATGGGtcctataaatattaaaaacaaaagctGAGCCCGATATTATCAATATTTCAGTGTTACTAATCTAAAGCCACAAAAGGCACAATGTGAAAGCATTGAAATATCTGtgaataaaaaaaattgaaacactACAATCATTAGGATAAGCTTTAGTGATGAGTAAACATCTAAGTGAAAAATTGAAAGCGGGGCAGCCCCGTATAGAGTGACCTTCAGGATTTACTTTGTGGAATCTCCTTCACTGTTGGAATCCAGGCCATTTAAGGGTTAATGTTCAGTCTTGTAGTTTCAGGAAGGGGAAACATGCCTCATTAATTCACTGGATTTTTGGTCAGATTATTAATGCCCGGGTGGACAGAAGAGAGGCCGTAAGCACTGCATCACCTTGAAGCAGTGAACCGAGAGAAAGAGTGCAAAAACTGGCTTTGAGAAGGAATTCCTTCTTCCAATTGCATACATATTTTATAAGTTTAAAAGTAAGGGAGTCCAGTTTAAGTCTAGGGAATTCTTCCTTAGAGCTGCTtggattagtaaaaaaaaattgacaTATTGAGGCAGTCATTATTCAGTAACAGGATTATTGAGCGGAGCAGTCATTTGTGTTTACTCCAAGTAAGACTCTATTCCAAACTGAAGGAATTAAAAGAAATATGAAGACAGTTGAGTGtatttaacatttattttatcCTTGCATGCTGTTTTGACCTTTCCTGGGCTATTTCCAGAAGGACAGCTTATAGTAACACCAATGAATAGGGATATGTAGCCATTCTCTCTTCTCCtttacctgattttttttttagcaagaGAAAAATATTGGGggaaaacactgaaataataCATGAGTATGACCTATGGATAACAATGATGTCTGTAATATTCCATGCTTGAGGCAAACGTATTGTAGATTAAGATCCTTATTTGGACGatttcctccccctcttttttAGAATACATATAttctaaaataaacagtgcagaaTTTTGAACATTGTGTGTGTAGGCACACACACatgcgcacgcacacacgcacacccTTGAAACCTCCTTGAGGTTGTTAATAGTTTATTCATCACTGACACAACTCCCATAGTAACACAGGGTTCCTGTTGGAGGAAGGCTGGGGTTAAGAGCAAGTACAGGCAACGGGAAATCCATGAATTTGTGTCGGGGAAAGAATTTGATCCCTGAGGTGTCGGGAAAAGAAATGCTGCCACTGAAGCATTTTGAAGCACATGGTCTGaaacaacaaaatataatatCGAACATCCAAGCATGAGATGTGTGAAGCCCCGGTTATGAAacagcttttcttttttcttgtttgcctcctctgttgtttttccttttttcataaCTAGGTCAACCCATGCCTTTCGGAATCACAAGACAGTTCCTCGTCATGCCTTTCTACATCCTCTCCTTCCTcatcaatattattttattttactaatcTGTAGTAGATTCCTCACTGAAACATTAGGTGAGCAAAAGTCATTCTTCTCACATGGGGAGGGGACCCATGTATTCAGTGAAGCTTTTATATTTGAAGGTCTTTTCTACTCCACAACAAATACCAAAGATAAGTCAGGGAGAACTTGTGAATAAAATACTCCCTGGtacttaccgtatattccggcatataagacgactgggagtataagacaacccccaacgtttccagttaaaatatagagtttgggatatactcgccgtataagactacccctcttccaactcacaccaaatacaaattttaaaagcatcacatttaatttaaatatggtaactttcctattattgtacctcctctgcctctcagatctcgcacatgtgcactgcagtcttcaggagcgagatctgagaagcagagaaggaggtaaggtaataggatacaagggcggccagacaggtaaaagagttgtatttttttgggcccagagccactctatctcttttttccttaCCCCAGGCACTccggacacctgcagcttgctccgtccttcacttacaccttcctggtgaggcgctcCTTCTCCTCACCATctggaccacattaagtccacgaatcctgatgaatggattttcttctactgtacttgtacagcagTAATATGTGTAATGcattcatacagtcgctgcatatggaaaggacatggccactgccatttttgagctccccccccccccccccaccatatgcagcaaccacagatttctTCAATCCGGAttagaagtttcagcacccgctctataagatgactcctggcATATATgacgactcccgcgtataagacgacccctgacttttgagaagattttcttgggttaaaaagtagtcttatatgccaaaaTATACTGTGCATTGGAAAGCTGGCAATCACTGGGGTGAATGTAACTGTTGGAATGTTTCACACCTTGATTTAAAGAAAACTTCAAATTTCCTGATCCTAGACATATACAAAACTAAATGATCAGCCCCTCATCATTTATCATGTCTCAGAACCTTGTGCAAAAAGGATTTTTGCAGTGAGTTTTGCATTaaaattttgtacagaatttgTTTTACTAGTATTTTGTGCATCATAAGCTGTTCATTGCACAAACAGATATTTTACCAAGAAGTCCTGAAATTGGAAAAGAATCGAAAAATGCATAAAACTCTTGAAAGATTAGGAAGATAGCGTAGACATTTTTGCGTTTGCATAGGGGAATGAAATGAGCCAAGATGCACATTGTCCCTGCTTGACAGTGTCAGTATGCCTTAGTAAGTGCTTTGCATAAGGAAGGAAGACATTGCAGAGCCGTTCTTGTTTGCTCACCCGCCCCCTGCCTGCCCACAATTCCCAGCAGGCGGAGAAGACACTACGGCTGCATTGCCAGATGGCATCATTAGCCAGCCATTAGTAATAGCGGTTTAAACTTCTGGTCCCTGGAATATCCGGCTGCCCATTCATCCATATCTCCCGGATGATGCGCTCCCTTTCTTCCAGTCTCTGAGCTCTCTCGAGCTCCTCGGATGAGGTAAAAATGTTCATGTTCAAAGTCCTTTCAAACCTGCGGTGCCTTCGTGCAGACAGGTCAGATGTAGTGTCTGAATCATTGTCGCTACCACTACTGTCACTGTCTGCCTCCCATGTCGGCTTTTTCGTAGATGATTTTTTGCAATCAGTTCGACAGGAAATTCGGAGCACCAACGCTGCCAAGGTCAAAAGGAGTCCAATACaaatgccagacacaaaataCAGAGCTGCACGCTCGgggttttctggaaaaaaatggaagagaaatgGTATGAGCAAGGAGGCAAATAACATACAATGTCTGCATGCTCTAGCTAATAAGCTCAGAACATCTGGTTTAATAGCCGTCTTGTAATTTGGGGTCAATATAAGTTGAAGCTGAACGGGTGACAAATAACAACACTCTAATTTTAAGCTTCAAGATGGAAGAAGGAGGCTTTATAACTGATACTGAGAGAACAGATGAGAGATTGAAGAGGCATTAATCTGTAGTGAAAACGAGACTAGTGGCACCTTGAAGAGTACcaagttttatttggcataagcCTTCCTGGTCTTCAGCCCACTGCCTTAAAAATTAGGACATATAATTTTTGGCAGATATACATACCAAAGGGGGGAAGGaggtgaaatatatatattggcaATTATCTTAACAACAGTAGATAGGTTgtgctaagtaaaggtaaaggtttcttctgacattaagtctagtcgagtccaactctgcggggtggtgctcatctccatttctaagccaaagagctgccattgtttgtagatgcctccaaggtcatgtggccagcatgactgcatggaacggcATTCTCTTCCTgccgaagtgatacctattgatctactaactttttttgaactgctaggttgacaaaagctcaggctaacagcgggaaaacaccctgctccccagattcagtcagaaagttcagcagctcagtggtataacccactgcaccaccagggacctTAGGTTGTGCTACTCTAGGATAGAACATCAGTCAGTCAAAACGATCTTCCAGGGATGATATGAGAATTAAATGGGGTGGGAGAATAAAGAAGGTTTTAAGTTACATATATTGCAACGTAAGTTACATATGTTTTGCAACATCCTGGTGGCATTCCAAATGACCAATATGACAAAAATGCCTAGTGTAAAATATCCAATTTTTAATATGTTACAACATCAGTTTTGAAAAGTAGCAGTTCAAATTATTGCCTTTTAAGTAGTGGCACTAATGCATCTTTTCAAAACTCCATGTATTTACAGATGAAAGATGTTGCTGATAGACATACAAATATGAATGTAATGTTTGAGTAGacaataattttctttaaaatccttatgtcattcatacacacatgtcCGAAGAGAGATTATAAGGTGTtcttatgctgttgttgttcattcgttcagtcatttccgactcttcgtgacctcatggaccagcccacgccagagctccctgtcggctgtcaccacccccagctccttcaaggtcaatccagtcacttcaaggatgccatccatccatcttgcccttggtcggcccctcttcttttttccttccattttccccagcatcgttgtcttctctaagctttcctgtcttctcaggatgtggctaaagtacttcatcttggcctctactatccttcccttcaatgagcagtcaggctttatttcctgaagtatggactggttggatcttctcacagtccaaggcactctcagaactttcctccaacaccacagttcaaaagctctatcttcctttgctcagccttccctatcatccagctctcacatctgtaggtgactatggggaacaccattgctttaactatacggatctttgttgccagtgtgatgtctctactcttcactattttattgagattggacattgctctctcctcccaagaagtaagcgtctcctgatttcctgactgcagtctgtgtctgcagtaatctttggacctagaaatacaaagtctgtcacagcccccacgctttctccctctatttcccagttgtcaatcgttcctgttgccatgatcttggtttttttaatgtttagctgcaatccagcttttgcgcttccttctttcacctcagctcctcctcgctttcaaccaccaaagtggtgtcatctgcatatcaaagcttgttaatgtttcttccagcaattttaactaaAAATGGATTATGAATTAGTCTGAGATCTTACTGAAATACTACCATAGTGATAGGATTAAATACAAATGATCCGGCTCCAATAATGCTGTTTCAATTTCAAGTTAAGGAAAAtacatcataaaataacattatcATGTGAATAGTTATGctttcaaaatgctctttcatCACATCTCTGGAGGCAGGCAAAGAAAATGGAACGGAGTGGAACAAATGGAAGGACAAGCTGAAATTCACAATGTTTGACTTCCATTTGTTGACAAATATTAACTTCATATCCTTCATGTCAGCCCCAAGCAAAATAGGATTTGAGTCTATAAACAAACTACAGTTTAAACGAACAGACTTTGGGTTAGTGCTATGTATAAACTAGGACACAGGCTGACAATGGTTCAATTTCAAAACAgtgcctgttttttttaaatagaggctaagCTATTTTGCAAGAATAGTAATGCTTAGGCTGTATACAATGCTGTAGGATTTTGAAAGCCATTCACATAGATGATCTTGTTGTAGTCTTGAACTGAACCATGTGAGCTAGTGACAGTGACGCCCGAGATGAGAATTACAGGACTGTATTGATATCCTTAAGCAGTTGTGGGGAAAGCAATACATTGACAAGCAATACtcaaaagtggttttgccagttcctttctgtgATATATATATCTTACGGccaggccagtagccaggattttgatttggggggatgggggggtggggctgagtttgattcgggggggctgagtttgattcagggggggctcaggatctacctaGTCTTTGTAGCGGACAGTgtaatgatcagagtggaagaacaaaacatccttccagtgtcatggtcttgtcatggtctgatcattatctggtcagctttaggcTTGCTGCGACccccaaccttcgcaggggtggaggacaaattaagatggtccgccccaggagactgatggatccggatggattcctgaggaatcttggggttcttcctgccatggaacctggcgatcctgtcgacgccttggtcgacctttacaacagggagatgtccagggcgatagacacgatcgctcccgaacgccccgtCTCATTGCGTCATGATAGGCCGtccccttggtttaccgaggagttggctgtgatgaagcatacgagaagggggctagagcgcaagtggaggaaatctcgggacgcatctgatcaagcacgggctaaggcctctcttaaggcatattcCGTGGCTATACAGGCGGCCAGGAAATCTTTCACGACcgcccggatagcgtctgcagcaaataggtcatcagagctgtttcgggttgtcggggagctccttcacccacctgtggtggaggggaCCCCTGACGACCcaacaactcggtgttgcgatttcgcacaccactttgcaggcaaggttgcccagatacgtcttgagctcgactccaatcttatcgcagtgccaggggaggtgaccgaggcatctgcttgtccaattttgtgggattcttttcggcttgttcttcctgagaccgtggaggaggttcttggggctgtgagggcgaccacttcggctcttgacccttgcccatcctggcttatcaaatctgccaaggaggggttggttgattggtttgtgttgatcattaacgcatcgttggagcaagggatttttccatctagtttgaaacaggctgtggttcgtccactcctaaaGAAGTcatcccttgactctacggtgctgaacaattacagaccgatttccaacctcccttatttgggtaaggtgctggagcgggtggttgccctccagctccagagcttcctggatgacatcaattacctggatcgggcacagtccggtttcaggcctggtcatggcaccgagacagccttggtcgcttggtggatgacctccgtagaggactagACCGGGGGAGTGTAAAcctgctggtcctcttggacatctcagcggctttcgataccatcgatcatggtatccttctgggtcggctctctgggatgggccttgggggcacggttctgtcgtggctccagtccttcctggagggacgaacccagatggtgaagctgggagatgcctgctcggacccctggcctttgacctgtggggtcccgcaaggctccattctatctcccatgctttttaacatctacatgaaacctctgggagaggtcatccggagttttggagttgggtgccatctctacgcagatgacacacaactctactactcttttccacctaattccaaggaggcctctcgggtgctggacgagtgcctggccgctgtgtccatctggatgaggacgaacaagctgaagatcaatcccgacaagacagaggtcctcctggttgatcgcaaaccagaccggggtatagggtggcaacctgtgttggacggggttacactccccctgaaaccacaggtccgcagcttgggagtcctcctggattcatcgctcacgcttgaggctcaggcgtcggcggtgaccgggggggcttttgcacaactgagacttgtgcgccagctgtgcccgtacctcgcgaaggctgatctggccagggtggtccatgccttagtcacctctagactggactactgcaatgcgctctacgtagggctgcccttaaaaacggctcggaaattccaactggcccaacgggcagcagccaggatgcgaacgggggccccttacagagagaggtcaaccctcctgttcaaggagctccactgtctgccgtttatcttccgagcccaatttaaggtgcaggtgcttacctacaaagccctgaacggtttgggaccatcctacctacgagaccgcatcacagtctatgaacccacacgctcgctccggtcatcaggagaggccctgctcgtgatcccacccgcctcacaggcgcgtttggtggggacgcgggacagggctttctctgtggtggccccccgcctctggaatgccctcccgaaaaatctcagacaggcccccaccttggcggtctttagaaaaaacctgaaaacctggctattccaacgtgccttctcagattaataatccccactaccaaagcccagaagcactttagtagagccaagatcactctcaacgcacaccgcacttatactttaATCTTATATCCCTCTGACACTTttttttttcagcacttttaaccctgtaccccacctcagctggctcagtttttaataacgtcctgttgtattgttattgctattgtttttctgctttaactgttttattttgctatgtattgtattgttgtattgtgttgtgctgggcttcggcctgttgtaagccgcatcgaatcccttgggagatgctagcggggtacaaataaagtttaataataataataataataataataataataccctagcaaaccttttgtatcattatcccaatacccccatgcatatgggatatattga is a window encoding:
- the EVA1A gene encoding protein eva-1 homolog A, with protein sequence MEPGSASTEMALLSSILAAYSFITENPERAALYFVSGICIGLLLTLAALVLRISCRTDCKKSSTKKPTWEADSDSSGSDNDSDTTSDLSARRHRRFERTLNMNIFTSSEELERAQRLEERERIIREIWMNGQPDIPGTRSLNRYY